The genome window TGTCTGGTCCCCACCAGCCGTCTCTCACATCTCTCCTGCTCGGGTGCCGCCCACCATCCGCCTCTAGGAGGCCCCTGCTCTGCCCGCCAGCCTCTTTCCCTGCTGGTCTCTGGGCCCCTGCTTCTGCCCATctatctcctcttccctcccgcccccacccaatGTTGGTGTCTGTCTGCCAGAGGGACCTGTCGGGCCACCGACCCAAAGGCTGGGAGGACTCACCTGCAGCCTGCCCTCCAGGGACGAGCGCTGCTGCAGGGCGGGGACGGGCCTCACTCAAAGTGAATGGCtgctgcctggctgcccccatggcATCCGCTGGGCCCCAGGGCCACGACTGCGTCCTCCACCACCCTCAGCTCAGATCCAGCTGCAGGAAACCAAGCAAGGCTGCGAGCCTGGAGCCTGTGGGGTTCGGGTCTTTTCCCTCCGGGTGCTCTCAACCTGCCCCGCTGATGATGTAGAGGCCTCCAGAAGCTCTGGGGTGACTGAGCCCCATTCCAGCTCAGACTCGAGGGGAGGATGGCTGGTTGCCCTGCCTTCTAGGCTGTAAGAAGGGAGTTGACACTTCTTTTCCGCTCCTAGATCTGATCTTGGGGTCACGCTGTCAGAGAGCAGAGTTGTCCAGCCAGAGGACCCAGAACCAGGTTCTGAGGGGAGCAAGTTTATGTCGGAAACATTCATGGGTTCCTCCTGTGGCGGAGCAAGGGGACGTAGAGAAAGAACCACAAGTCAGAAAAGGATTGGTGCTGTGACAAAGCCCCTAGCCCTGGATGCCCAAGGAAGGCACCTAACCCTGACTTAGGgattcagggaaggcttcctggaggcggcGGCAGCTTGGTTGGGACTTAAAGGATACACAGCAGCTTTCCCTGTTCCTCTTTCACCGAGGAGCACATTGCCGTGAGAGTGCCCTGGTTAAGGGGTTAGTTGTGGAGTCAGATAGACCTGAATTTGAGCCACCTTCCAGCCCTTCACCCCCAACTCCTAGCAGTTGCACTTGAGGCCATGTATTTATCTGAGCTTTGGTTTTCTCGTCTGTGAAAGGTGTACACCAACAGTACCTTTATCTAAAGATTGTGGGGAGAACTGCATTAGCTCTCAAGGAGCTGGTCTGGGTCGTGGTGGCCTTCTTCCCACCCTCAGAGAGCattcctgccccatcccccaggtggctgagtgggagggaggctgaggtgGAGTGGGTTCTGgcctgtaactgccctccccttccccgggGCTTGTGTGGGGCTGGGCCTTTGTGTTGGGAATGGAgtcaggggaggcctgggcagcagggTCTGGAGCACACGGCCCTTTGTTCCAGCATAAAGGCCCTGCTGGCCCTTTGTGTGGAGATTAGCCGAGACTGTAGGTGTGTGAACTGGCCCTGGCTCTTGCCTCATTAACCCAGGCCTGGGGTCAGCAGCAAACACCCACTCTCAGCTGGCCTGACCTGACATCTCAGGGGCTGTGACATCTCTGGCGATGGCTGCAGGGTCTTCTCCAGGGCAGGGGAGCTGAGGGGTTTGGGGACttaggggaggggtggggtggtgcCTGGGGGGAGTTGGTCTCCTGTTTGGCTTTCACTGGGTGACCTCTTCCTTCCCATCCTGAGCTTGACCCCTGACCGTTTATCTCCTGTTGCTCCCCCAGAGACCCTCATGGACACAAAATGGGTGACATCTGAGTTGGCGTGGACATCTCATCCAGAAAGTGGGGTAAGGCTTCCAACCTCCTGAATGTTGGTTGCCCCTTGCATCTCCAGCATCCGTCCTCCTGGCCATACCAGGGCTGGAGaacagggctctctctctctctctctctctctctctctctctctctctctgcctgtcagTTTCACTTCCCGCAGCATCCGCATCCTTTTCACCTGTCACCTGCCTTCTTTGCCTGATGGCCCATCTCTCATCCTCCAGCCTGCCTGTGTCCGCCTCCCACATACATGATCTCTGTCCCATTCTCTACCCACCCCTCAGCCTGTCTCCAGCCTATTCCCATCCCTCTCCAGCCTGACAGCCCTTTGCTTGTCGGCCCtgactctctccctccttccggggtccctgggaagagcACTGGCTCGGGAACCAGGAAACCTTGGTTCCAGATCTCGaacttgctctgtgaccttgagcaaggcagtgtacctttctgggcctccatttcttGATTACCAGATTCCTGTAGTCCTGACATctctaaaatattctaattaaccTCCCTACTTGGCCTCCACAACCACACTAAGCCCCGAACACTAGGGTTTGGTGGCACTACAGGCCTTCAGCCACCAGGcctgactgtgtgaccttgggcaaatccctGCCTCTGTGAGCCCTGGCTTCTTCTTCTCTGGAGTGGGGACAGCAGATACACCTTCTCACGGGGGGGCTGTTGTAAAGGATAAGTGTGATAGCcaattttattgaatgcttgctCTGTATCAGGCACTGTTACAAGGACGTTACATGTTTTACTTCCTCATTATCCTCAGTTACTTCCACTCAGCCCCTTTTTACAGCCAATGACACGACACGAAGGCACAAAGATAATAAACATTATGGCTAATACTCACATAGTATTTATCAAGTGCCCTAAGTGCTCTATTCACTTAAAGTCATTTTTATTCCTTGTACGTCTTTATTCTTGCCACGTGACAGACGGGGAAATGGAGGCACGgggaagttaagtgacttgcccagagtGACACAGCATGCAGAgacctgggatttgaacccagctagTCTGTGTGTTCAGCTACCACATTGCAGAAGCATCTCTGTGAAGTAAATATAGCAGATCTGGGCATGTGGTAAGCACCTGGCAAATGTTGGTGCTCACTCCCTGTCTTTCTCACTTGGCCCATGTACAGTGGGAAGAGGTGAGTGGCTACGACGAGGCCATGAACCCCATCCGCACGTACCAGGTGTGTAATGTGCATGAGTCAAGCCAGAACAACTGGCTGCGTACGGGGTTCATCTGGCGGCGAGATGTGCAGCGGGTCTACGTAGAGCTCAAGTTCACTGTGCGTGACTGCAATAGCATCCCCAACATCCCTGGCTCCTGCAAGGAGACCTTCAACCTCTTCTACTACGAGGCTGACAGCGATGTGGCCTCGGCCTCCTCCCCCTTCTGGATGGAGAACCCCTACGTCAAGGTGGACACCATCGCGCCCGATGAGAGCTTCTCGAGGCTCGATGCTGGCCGTGTCAACACCAAGGTGCGCAGCTTCGGGCCGCTGTCCAAGGCCGGCTTCTACTTGGCCTTCCAGGACCAGGGTGCCTGCATGTCACTCATCTCCGTGCGTGCCTTCTACAAGAAGTGTGCATCCACCACTGCAGGCTTCGCCCTCTTCCCAGAGACCCTCACTGGGGCCGAGCCCACCTCACTGGTCATTGCCCCTGGCACCTGTATCGCTAACGCTGTAGAGGTGTCAGTGCCACTCAAGCTCTACTGCAACGGTGACGGGGAGTGGATGGTGCCCGTGGGCGCCTGCACCTGTGCCACCGGCCATGAGCCAGCTGCCAAGGAGTCCCAGTGCCGTCGTGAGTGGGGACTggcctggggggcggagggagggaagagCTTGGGCCACAGCTGCCTGTTGCCCCCTGTCCACTGCTTCCTACCTGCCAGGCGAGGTAGTCTGGCgtcaggtctggggtgggggaggaaagggaagaagggtATCAGGTGCAGAGAATGTGCTGCAAGGAGGGAGCTGAGAGAAGATGAGGAGAGGTACCaggataaaaagaaggaaaaaaaaaaagaaactaaatagagaggaagggagacaggagaATTCTTGACAAGGAGGCCCCTGGAGAACCTGGTCAGAGACTCGGGAGGCCAGCAAAGATGCCTGTTTGTCCCACCCCAAGGGTACGCCTCACCCTGGAAATACAGCTGTGGGGACAGGGTCTGTGGCACCGCGTGCTTGGCCCTTTCACCGTGGGGGTCTTATCTGCTCCTTGAAAGGCGGTACTTAGGCACAGTGGACAGGGACCCAGCCTCTGAAGCCTGagtcctgcctctgccctgtGAGACCTTGGGCAGATTGCTTAACTCTTGAACCTCGGTTTCCGCATGTGCAGGACAGGGACAGGAATGATTTCTTTATGGAGGCGGAGCGGGGCTTACCTGAGTCGATGCCTGTGAAGTCTTGGAGCCGTGCCTGGCGCGTGGCGAGCACAAATGCTGTGGGAGTTCAGTGGACTCGCGGGAGCCCTGGGATGCACGGGATCAGGGATTGTTTTGTCTGTATTCTTATGCGAGGAGGTTAGGAGGCTTGTCTCTGGTGGCTTGCAGTGTACTTCTAAGACCTTGCAGCGTACTAGACGGCTCTTATCTGAGTCTCACCACAACCTTTTGAGGCCGATTCCAGTTATGTTCCCTATTTTGCCAATAAGGAAACTTGGAGTCTCAGAGAGGTTCTGCACTCAAGGCCTCATAGATGGGATTGTGGGAGCTGGGCCTAAAGCCTTGTCCAGCGCTTTACCACGGGCCTGTCTTCTGTCCCCTTTGCCCGATTCTGTGGAGGGGTGGGAGCTGGCCCTGTGCATAGCCCTAAGTTGAGGGGCTGGCTGCCCCAACCTGTCTATGAGGCGAGGCCAGTGTGGGGTGTTGTCCTGAGAAGGTGAATAGTGCCTTGCCAGGCCCCTCTCACTTTTCTAAGGGAACCTGCCCCCagacttcctctctctaagtgGAGAAAGGTGGTGGGGGTGATGAGCCTGACAGCCTGAAGAGGGGCTAACACTCTGCAGGTCCCTGGCAGGAAATGCATACTGGTTCCCATAGCAACCAggctggcctggcctctgccccctcccccactggctcAAAAGAGCTTGGATGGAATATCACCTTAGTGAGGGGAGATTAAACCCCAGGGAAAGGCATAGCCCCAACCCCGGGCATTCCACACTCTGGATGACCTCCCCAGAGGCAGTATTTGTGGAGAGGGTGACCACCTGCTTTAGTGTGTCCAGGGCATTCCTAGTTTATGCCCATTGTCCTAACATGATTATTACTAACGATCCCTGTAGACTCTGGGAATATTCCAGtttgaataataaattatatggCCATCATAGATCAGACAGAACCCAGGTTCCGGGGCCCAAGTGCAGGTGGTAGATAGCAggagaggcagcagagaaggggtgTTCAGGCATCCAGTTCTGGGCTCTCTGAAGCCTGGGGTTCCCCTGGTGGATGCTTTGAGGCCTCTGAACTCCAGGTGACCCCAGCTTTCCTGcctgctttttttctctcctttcctcacccctcttctgccctcagccctgcccaagGGCAGAAAGAAGCTGCTGCCCTGCTcctggtgggtggggagagaagctCAGAGGCCCCCATCTCCAGTCTGTCCTGGAGTGCCTTGAGGGTCCCAGGGTTTCCCTCGGGCTTCAGAGAGGGCTGGGGCATCCCAGTGGAGCAGAGGGTGCTGCCAGTTCCCTAGTGGGCTCTTCCCATCTTCCGCCTCTTCCTCTTCTCACTTCCCTGTCTCTACAAGCCCAAGCTGTCCAGGCTGAAGTCTTCATCATTGGGGCACcgggttgggggcaggggcagggaggaatTCGCTGACGTGGGGTTTCCACGGGGAAAAAGGGCCTTTTGTAGCTGCAGTTGGAGTTGGGCAACACCAGCGTGGCCCCCACAGTCTAGAAGGTGGAGGGGCCAAGACGTGAGCTGGGGAAGGGCCAGGTTCTCACGGGGGTGTGGAGGGTTGGTGTCTGCAAGAGAAGGGAGCTGAGCAcgcccttcctcttctcccccacaGCCTGTCCCCCTGGGAGCTACAAGGCgaagcagggagaggggcccTGTCTGCCCTGCCCGCCCAACAGCCGCACCACCTCGCCAGCCGCCAGCATCTGCACCTGCCACAATAACTTCTACCGTGCAGATTCGGACTCTGCAGACAGTGCCTGTACCAGTGAGTGAACGCGCCTCCTCACAGGCTCTGGCTCCAGGCCTTGCCTCGGCCGGCCGGCCTGGGAGGGCCTAAATGGTCACTATGAATATCTCCATTTTccatatggggaaactgaggctcagctggGAAGTGACTGGTCCTTCCACCAAcgtttaatgagcacctactagcTGTTGAACACCAGGAACTGGCTGGGGCCTTCTAGTGCATCTTCCTCTATGCAGAACCGTGGCTCTCTTGGCCCAGCTCTAACCATGGAGCAGTCCTCACATCCACGGAGTTGCCTGGCGTCCCGCTTTCTGCCTGCTCTGGCCTTtggtgtgccaggcattgtgccaggcaccagggatGTGGAAGAGAATAAGATACTGTCGCTGCCCAAAAGGCAACCTGGTGGGAGAAACAGATATGAAGACAGATAATGACCATATAATGTGCTAAGTGCTCGGCTGGAGGGATGCCCGGGAATTGTGTTGTGGGAGTGCAGAGGACAGGGAGAGGATGAATTAGGAAGGCTTCCAAGAGGAGGTGACATCTCACGTTGAGCCTTGAAGGCCAACCAGGAGTCTGTCTAATGAAGAAGTGTATGTAGGGAAGGTACTCTGCTTATTAAAACAGAGGCAAAGGCAAGGAGGGAAAAGCAGGTTGGAGGGCGCAGGAACTCTGCGCAGAAGGAGGGTCCTAGGTCCCTTAGCTCactgccttctccctcctccttctctgcaGCCGTGCCATCTCCACCTCGGGGTGTGATCTCCAATGTGAATGAGACCTCGCTGATCCTCGAGTGGAGTGAGCCCCGGGACCTGGGTGGCCGGGACGACCTCCTATACAATGTCATCTGCAAGAAGTGCCACGGGGGCCTTGGGGCCGGGGGGGCCTCGGCCTGCTCACGCTGCGATGACAACGTAGAGTTTGTGCCTCGGCAGCTGGGCCTGACAGAGCGCCGGGTCCACATCAGCCATCTGCTGGCCCACACACGCTACACCTTTGAGGTGCAGGCAGTCAACGGTGTCTCGGGCAAGAGCCCTCTGCCGCCCCGCTACGCGGCTGTGAATATCACCACCAACCAGGCTGGTGAGGAGGGGACTCAGGAGGGTCGGGCCTGGGTCATCTTCCCCAGACAGAGTCGAGGTTTCTTTGGGCCTGCcaacggaccaccagggggcccaTGGGACCTGGGTCCTTGGAGGAACCTGTGGTGAGCCCCCCACTCTTCCCCTAGCCCCGTCCGAAGTGCCTACACtccacctgcacagcagctcaggCAGCAGCCTGACCCTGTCCTGGGCACCCCCCGAGCGGCCCAACGGCGTCATCCTGGACTATGAGATGAAGTACTTTGAGAAGGTCAGAGTCtcaaggggcaggaggaggccttGGGACAAGAAGATTACACCCAGAGAGTGTTAGGGACCCTTGGGAGCGAGGCCTTgggtcctggggtggggtggggaggtcatGGGATGGGcccgggggtgggcaggggctgactGGCTTCAGAACCCACTGAGACCCTCCTTCCTCCTGGTGGTGTAGAGTGAGGGCATCGCCTCCACGgtgaccagccagaagaactctGTGCAGCTGGACGGGCTGCGGCCCGAGGCTCGCTACGTGGTCCAGGTCCGCGCCCGCACCGTCGCTGGCTACGGGCAGTACAGCCGCCCGGCTGAGTTTGAGACCACAAGTGAGAGAGGTACATCCCCTCTGTGCCTATTCGTGCCCCAGCCCACGCTTTCCATCCCTCCCCTCACCAGTGCCCTCCCGTCTCTAGGCTCCAGTGCCCTGCAGCTCCAGGAGCAGCTGCCCCTCATTGTGGGCTCGGCCACGGCCGGGCTTGTCTTCgtggtggctgtggtggtcaTTGCTGTTGTCTGCCTCAGGTACTCCCAGGCCCACGCTTGCTCCCATGGCTGGCTAGGGCTTTCCTTAGTGCCCTAGTGCCCAGGTGACTCACTGGCCACATCAAACCCGGAGCCACAGCCTTCCTGGGCCCAGGCTCTCCTTGCTGGAAAGGTCCTCTCCAGTCCATGTCCACATCCTCACCTATTCCTTCCACATCCTCTGAAGCCACTGGCAGAGTGGACGAAGTCCACTGAGCCCCTTGCCCAGAGACCCAGTGGCTGCTGTATCCACCGACCTTACAACCAGGCACTGGGCCATCCCCCGGGCACGCTACCCCTCCTGTGTGCCCCAAGGTCCCCTGAAGCAGGGTTGCTGTGGGACTGGTCTcaggcctcctctccctctcccgccctccAGGAGACAGCGCCATGGCTCTG of Eptesicus fuscus isolate TK198812 chromosome 3, DD_ASM_mEF_20220401, whole genome shotgun sequence contains these proteins:
- the EPHB3 gene encoding ephrin type-B receptor 3 isoform X2, which encodes MARARPPPPPPPPLLPLLPPLLLLPLLLPAGCHALEETLMDTKWVTSELAWTSHPESGWEEVSGYDEAMNPIRTYQVCNVHESSQNNWLRTGFIWRRDVQRVYVELKFTVRDCNSIPNIPGSCKETFNLFYYEADSDVASASSPFWMENPYVKVDTIAPDESFSRLDAGRVNTKVRSFGPLSKAGFYLAFQDQGACMSLISVRAFYKKCASTTAGFALFPETLTGAEPTSLVIAPGTCIANAVEVSVPLKLYCNGDGEWMVPVGACTCATGHEPAAKESQCRPCPPGSYKAKQGEGPCLPCPPNSRTTSPAASICTCHNNFYRADSDSADSACTTVPSPPRGVISNVNETSLILEWSEPRDLGGRDDLLYNVICKKCHGGLGAGGASACSRCDDNVEFVPRQLGLTERRVHISHLLAHTRYTFEVQAVNGVSGKSPLPPRYAAVNITTNQAAPSEVPTLHLHSSSGSSLTLSWAPPERPNGVILDYEMKYFEKSEGIASTVTSQKNSVQLDGLRPEARYVVQVRARTVAGYGQYSRPAEFETTSERGSSALQLQEQLPLIVGSATAGLVFVVAVVVIAVVCLRRQRHGSDSEYTEKLQQYIAPGMKVYIDPFTYEDPNEAVREFAKEIDVSCVKIEEVIGAGEFGEVCRGRLKQPGRREVFVAIKTLKVGYTERQRRDFLSEASIMGQFDHPNIIRLEGVVTKSRPVMILTEFMENCALDSFLRLNDGQFTVIQLVGMLRGIAAGMKYLSEMNYVHRDLAARNILVNSNLVCKVSDFGLSRFLEDDPSDPTYTSSLGGKIPIRWTAPEAIAYRKFTSASDVWSYGIVMWEVMSYGERPYWDMSNQDVINAVEQDYRLPPPMDCPTALHQLMLDCWVRDRNLRPKFSQIVNTLDKLIRNAASLKVIASAQSGMSQPLLDRTVPDYTTFTTVGDWLDAIKMGRYKESFISAGFASFDLVAQMTAEDLLRIGVTLAGHQKKILSSIQDMRLQMNQTLPVQV
- the EPHB3 gene encoding ephrin type-B receptor 3 isoform X1, with amino-acid sequence MARARPPPPPPPPLLPLLPPLLLLPLLLPAGCHALEETLMDTKWVTSELAWTSHPESGWEEVSGYDEAMNPIRTYQVCNVHESSQNNWLRTGFIWRRDVQRVYVELKFTVRDCNSIPNIPGSCKETFNLFYYEADSDVASASSPFWMENPYVKVDTIAPDESFSRLDAGRVNTKVRSFGPLSKAGFYLAFQDQGACMSLISVRAFYKKCASTTAGFALFPETLTGAEPTSLVIAPGTCIANAVEVSVPLKLYCNGDGEWMVPVGACTCATGHEPAAKESQCRPCPPGSYKAKQGEGPCLPCPPNSRTTSPAASICTCHNNFYRADSDSADSACTTVPSPPRGVISNVNETSLILEWSEPRDLGGRDDLLYNVICKKCHGGLGAGGASACSRCDDNVEFVPRQLGLTERRVHISHLLAHTRYTFEVQAVNGVSGKSPLPPRYAAVNITTNQAAPSEVPTLHLHSSSGSSLTLSWAPPERPNGVILDYEMKYFEKSEGIASTVTSQKNSVQLDGLRPEARYVVQVRARTVAGYGQYSRPAEFETTSERGSSALQLQEQLPLIVGSATAGLVFVVAVVVIAVVCLRRQRHGSDSEYTEKLQQYIAPGMKVYIDPFTYEDPNEAVREFAKEIDVSCVKIEEVIGAGEFGEVCRGRLKQPGRREVFVAIKTLKVGYTERQRRDFLSEASIMGQFDHPNIIRLEGVVTKSRPVMILTEFMENCALDSFLRLNDGQFTVIQLVGMLRGIAAGMKYLSEMNYVHRDLAARNILVNSNLVCKVSDFGLSRFLEDDPSDPTYTSSLVQEAAGREPGGGANQAGAQGWGSARSHRVKGMCPPHQGGKIPIRWTAPEAIAYRKFTSASDVWSYGIVMWEVMSYGERPYWDMSNQDVINAVEQDYRLPPPMDCPTALHQLMLDCWVRDRNLRPKFSQIVNTLDKLIRNAASLKVIASAQSGMSQPLLDRTVPDYTTFTTVGDWLDAIKMGRYKESFISAGFASFDLVAQMTAEDLLRIGVTLAGHQKKILSSIQDMRLQMNQTLPVQV
- the EPHB3 gene encoding ephrin type-B receptor 3 isoform X3, giving the protein MARARPPPPPPPPLLPLLPPLLLLPLLLPAGCHALEETLMDTKWVTSELAWTSHPESGWEEVSGYDEAMNPIRTYQVCNVHESSQNNWLRTGFIWRRDVQRVYVELKFTVRDCNSIPNIPGSCKETFNLFYYEADSDVASASSPFWMENPYVKVDTIAPDESFSRLDAGRVNTKVRSFGPLSKAGFYLAFQDQGACMSLISVRAFYKKCASTTAGFALFPETLTGAEPTSLVIAPGTCIANAVEVSVPLKLYCNGDGEWMVPVGACTCATGHEPAAKESQCRPVPSPPRGVISNVNETSLILEWSEPRDLGGRDDLLYNVICKKCHGGLGAGGASACSRCDDNVEFVPRQLGLTERRVHISHLLAHTRYTFEVQAVNGVSGKSPLPPRYAAVNITTNQAAPSEVPTLHLHSSSGSSLTLSWAPPERPNGVILDYEMKYFEKSEGIASTVTSQKNSVQLDGLRPEARYVVQVRARTVAGYGQYSRPAEFETTSERGSSALQLQEQLPLIVGSATAGLVFVVAVVVIAVVCLRRQRHGSDSEYTEKLQQYIAPGMKVYIDPFTYEDPNEAVREFAKEIDVSCVKIEEVIGAGEFGEVCRGRLKQPGRREVFVAIKTLKVGYTERQRRDFLSEASIMGQFDHPNIIRLEGVVTKSRPVMILTEFMENCALDSFLRLNDGQFTVIQLVGMLRGIAAGMKYLSEMNYVHRDLAARNILVNSNLVCKVSDFGLSRFLEDDPSDPTYTSSLVQEAAGREPGGGANQAGAQGWGSARSHRVKGMCPPHQGGKIPIRWTAPEAIAYRKFTSASDVWSYGIVMWEVMSYGERPYWDMSNQDVINAVEQDYRLPPPMDCPTALHQLMLDCWVRDRNLRPKFSQIVNTLDKLIRNAASLKVIASAQSGMSQPLLDRTVPDYTTFTTVGDWLDAIKMGRYKESFISAGFASFDLVAQMTAEDLLRIGVTLAGHQKKILSSIQDMRLQMNQTLPVQV